A window of Ipomoea triloba cultivar NCNSP0323 chromosome 2, ASM357664v1 contains these coding sequences:
- the LOC116004238 gene encoding probable beta-1,3-galactosyltransferase 13: MPSSPKYFTARPLTYSSSRRSTALILFLLIGLVGFVFGFIASSRQGLGHRCEYIKPRSVSVVWDRNSARVSSGDGVDGEQKRHKVMGFVGIQTGFASAARRRSLRQTWLPSDRQGLQKLEESTGLAFRFIIGRTNDKSKMAALRREIAEYDDFVLLDIEEEYSKLPYKTLAFFKAAYALYDSEFYVKADDDIYLRPDRLSLLLAKERSHSQTYLGCMKKGPVFTDPKLKWYEPLANLLGKEYFLHAYGPIYALSADVVASLVALRNNSFRMFSNEDVTIGSWMLAMNVNHEHNQQLCQIDCTGKSIAVWDIPKCSGLCNPDKKMVELHAKDICSKSPTLPSDDDE; this comes from the exons ATGCCTTCATCTCCCAAGTACTTCACTGCCCGCCCTTTAACCTACTCCTCCTCCCGCAGATCGACGGCTCTGATCCTGTTTCTCTTGATCGGCCTTGTCGGTTTTGTGTTCGGGTTTATTGCTAGTTCGAGGCAGGGCTTGGGGCATAGATGCGAGTACATAAAACCCCGATCAGTCTCTGTTGTGTGGGACAGAAACAGCGCGAGGGTGAGCAGTGGAGATGGTGTTGATGGAGAGCAGAAGAGGCACAAGGTAATGGGCTTTGTCGGGATCCAAACTGGCTTCGCATCAGCTGCTCGCCGCCGCTCGCTCCGCCAGACTTGGCTTCCTTCAGATCGCCAAGGGCTTCAAAA GTTGGAAGAATCCACTGGTTTGGCTTTTAGGTTTATAATTGGTAGAACTAATGATAAATCAAAGATGGCAGCGCTCAGAAGGGAAATTGCAGAGTATGATGATTTTGTGCTGTTAGACATTGAAGAAGAGTATAGTAAGCTCCCATACAAAAC TTTAGCTTTTTTCAAAGCTGCATATGCGCTTTATGATTCAGAATTTTACGTCAAAGCTGATGATGACATATATTTACGACCAG aTCGCCTTTCATTGCTATTGGCCAAAGAACGTTCTCACTCACAAACATACCTTGGATGCATGAAAAAGGGACCAGTTTTCACTGATCCCAAACTCAAATG GTATGAACCATTAGCAAATTTGCTTGGCAAGGAATATTTCTTACATGCTTATGGTCCTATTTACGCTCTTTCTGCTGATGTTGTTGCTAGCCTGGTCGCACTGAGGAACAACAG TTTCCGAATGTTTAGCAATGAAGATGTTACTATTGGTTCTTGGATGCTTGCGATGAATGTCAACCATGAGCATAATCAACAACTATGTCAAATAGACTGTACTGGCAAATCTATTGCTGTGTGGGATATTCCAAAATGTTCAG GACTGTGTAACCCTGACAAGAAAATGGTGGAACTCCACGCAAAAGACATCTGTTCAAAGAGCCCTACTTTACCTTCAGACGATGATGAGTAG